A genome region from Cerasicoccus sp. TK19100 includes the following:
- a CDS encoding DUF3106 domain-containing protein, whose amino-acid sequence MFAVKYSRPRILIATLSLSALTLGGLFAQNQRYPGLAAPFAPPPPPPPADAVDAPPPPDNRPSMEQRQEAKRLINEFNDSSATYDEEQSDRVTMEQLHALERFLEMPPEQLARIRQTIERVEAMSPEEKDAIRARIAAFRNLEEEKINRIRKFHQVWSNLDPQERRLVHRYIMTLPRDEAEQIRQQTASMSAQEQLAHFNELLARAEAADAAGELPSMADNIRRWRRDRRDNSDNGRDQNGYMNTRRQQEEPLPGPPPSQPAE is encoded by the coding sequence ATGTTCGCCGTAAAATACAGTCGCCCTCGCATCCTGATCGCCACGCTTTCGCTGAGCGCGCTGACGCTGGGCGGATTGTTCGCGCAAAACCAGCGCTACCCGGGCCTGGCCGCACCGTTCGCACCACCTCCGCCACCTCCGCCCGCCGATGCGGTTGATGCGCCGCCACCACCCGACAATCGCCCATCCATGGAGCAACGGCAGGAGGCCAAGCGCCTCATCAATGAATTTAACGACTCCAGCGCCACCTACGACGAAGAGCAAAGCGACCGCGTAACCATGGAGCAGCTTCACGCGCTGGAGCGCTTCCTCGAAATGCCCCCCGAGCAACTCGCCCGCATTCGCCAGACCATTGAGCGCGTCGAGGCCATGAGCCCGGAGGAGAAAGACGCCATTCGCGCCCGTATCGCCGCCTTCCGCAACCTGGAGGAAGAAAAGATCAACCGCATCCGGAAATTTCACCAGGTGTGGAGCAATCTGGATCCGCAGGAGCGCCGCCTCGTCCACCGTTATATCATGACTCTCCCTCGCGATGAGGCGGAGCAAATCCGGCAACAGACCGCCTCCATGTCCGCACAAGAGCAACTGGCACATTTTAATGAGCTGCTAGCCCGCGCCGAGGCCGCAGATGCCGCTGGAGAGCTGCCCTCGATGGCGGACAACATCCGCCGCTGGCGTCGTGACCGTCGTGACAATAGCGACAACGGCCGCGACCAGAATGGCTACATGAACACCCGCCGCCAGCAGGAGGAGCCTCTTCCCGGCCCCCCGCCAAGCCAACCAGCGGAGTAA
- the dnaN gene encoding DNA polymerase III subunit beta, translated as MKFKIHRDHFATGLQQVLNVVGSRATMPILSNVLIQAEGNQLSLTTTNLDLGIRCRIKAEVSQPGGITLPVRKLATIVRALPNSEVEVDASSGNQAKITSGGSLFRIMGISEDEFPPLPSFADQHIFNLKQDDVVGMLKNVSYAQSKDENRYILNGVFFQFRDNSMTLVATDGRRLALCSNEVEVVEDNAGDLILPAKTVDELQRLLGQGEDVKITFSDRQVAFEIQIATDDDSGLVDSIYLVSKIVEGKYPDYKQVIPKETENRIKIERELLAECVQRAALVTSDKNNSVKLKLSDNLLEITGSSPEYGESHESMAISYEGGEVTVAFNPQFLLDPLKALAQDEVYFEFKDELSPGVFKTLDSFLCVIMPLRLN; from the coding sequence ATGAAGTTCAAGATTCACCGTGATCATTTCGCTACCGGCCTGCAACAGGTGCTGAACGTGGTGGGCTCCCGCGCCACGATGCCCATCCTCAGCAACGTGCTCATCCAGGCCGAAGGTAACCAGCTATCCCTGACAACTACGAATCTCGACCTCGGCATCCGTTGCCGCATCAAGGCCGAAGTCTCCCAGCCCGGCGGCATTACGCTTCCGGTCCGCAAGCTGGCCACCATCGTCCGCGCCCTGCCCAACAGCGAGGTCGAAGTGGACGCCTCTTCCGGCAATCAGGCCAAGATCACTTCCGGCGGCTCCCTGTTCCGCATCATGGGCATCAGCGAGGACGAGTTCCCGCCACTGCCGAGCTTTGCCGACCAGCACATTTTCAATCTCAAGCAGGACGACGTCGTGGGCATGCTCAAGAACGTCTCCTACGCTCAGTCCAAGGACGAGAACCGCTACATCCTCAACGGCGTGTTCTTCCAGTTCCGCGATAATTCGATGACCCTCGTCGCCACCGATGGCCGCCGCCTGGCCCTGTGCAGCAACGAAGTGGAAGTTGTCGAAGACAACGCCGGTGACCTCATCCTGCCAGCGAAGACGGTGGACGAGCTGCAGCGCTTGCTCGGCCAGGGCGAGGACGTGAAAATTACCTTTAGCGACCGTCAGGTGGCTTTCGAGATCCAGATCGCAACCGATGACGACAGTGGCCTGGTGGACTCCATTTACCTCGTCTCCAAGATCGTCGAGGGCAAGTATCCGGACTACAAGCAGGTCATCCCCAAGGAGACCGAAAACCGGATCAAAATCGAACGTGAGTTGTTGGCTGAATGCGTGCAGCGCGCAGCACTCGTGACGAGCGACAAAAACAACTCCGTGAAGTTGAAGCTGTCGGACAATCTGCTCGAGATCACCGGTTCGTCGCCCGAATACGGCGAGTCCCACGAGTCCATGGCCATCAGCTACGAAGGCGGCGAGGTCACCGTGGCCTTCAATCCGCAGTTCCTGCTGGATCCGCTCAAGGCCCTCGCCCAAGACGAGGTTTACTTTGAATTTAAGGACGAGCTCAGCCCTGGCGTGTTTAAGACCCTGGATAGTTTCCTGTGCGTCATCATGCCGTTGCGCTTGAACTAA
- a CDS encoding DUF4288 domain-containing protein, giving the protein MKEPWYAVRCLFSHPTRARKGETLFEERITLWKCASENEAYLKAETEAAKYATEANCIFIRATDAFHLFDELVSEGSEVWSTMRGSRFNAEQYEDTFISTSADRQHTINVQREQS; this is encoded by the coding sequence ATGAAAGAGCCCTGGTATGCCGTCCGCTGCCTGTTCTCGCATCCCACGCGAGCCAGGAAAGGAGAAACGTTATTTGAAGAGAGGATCACCCTGTGGAAATGCGCCTCGGAAAACGAAGCGTATCTCAAAGCCGAGACTGAAGCCGCAAAATACGCCACCGAAGCGAATTGTATTTTCATCCGGGCAACGGATGCATTTCACTTGTTCGATGAATTAGTCAGTGAGGGCAGTGAAGTTTGGTCGACGATGCGCGGCAGCCGATTCAACGCTGAGCAGTATGAGGATACTTTTATATCCACATCGGCCGATCGACAGCACACCATCAATGTCCAGCGCGAACAGTCATAA
- a CDS encoding universal stress protein, with protein sequence MNKILACTDASDYARVVCRYAAWLSGLTGARIEALYVSSLWEFELPFLLDLGGSLGASPYQGMTGALEEMESNKAKLVEQAAHRELMEAGVSAENIVFSHETGLLVDALDTYESGEDAANLILLGKRGEGASQAKDHLGGNLERVVRASRQPCFICNREFRDIQKAVIAFDGSASAQKAIDWLIAEPALRGIELSVVTVSNGHGDDELARSLRVAEGRLEEAGINANCQLLTGDVEDEIVNYVERSGIDLLIMGAYGHSRIRELLIGSTTTDLIRRCLIPVMLFR encoded by the coding sequence ATGAATAAGATACTCGCTTGCACAGACGCCTCGGATTACGCGCGCGTCGTATGTCGTTACGCCGCTTGGCTGTCGGGCCTAACCGGGGCCCGTATTGAGGCGCTTTACGTCTCCAGCCTCTGGGAATTTGAACTGCCCTTCCTGCTTGATCTCGGCGGGAGCCTCGGTGCTTCGCCTTATCAAGGGATGACCGGCGCCCTCGAAGAGATGGAAAGCAACAAGGCCAAACTCGTCGAGCAAGCCGCTCACCGCGAGCTGATGGAAGCCGGTGTGTCGGCGGAGAATATCGTCTTTAGCCACGAGACCGGCCTGCTGGTCGACGCACTCGATACCTACGAAAGCGGTGAAGACGCCGCCAACCTGATCCTACTCGGCAAACGCGGCGAAGGTGCCAGCCAGGCCAAGGACCACCTGGGCGGCAACCTGGAGCGTGTGGTCCGCGCATCGCGCCAACCCTGCTTCATCTGCAACCGCGAATTCCGCGACATCCAAAAGGCGGTCATCGCCTTCGATGGCAGCGCCAGCGCTCAGAAGGCCATCGACTGGCTCATTGCCGAGCCGGCCCTGCGCGGAATCGAGCTAAGCGTGGTCACCGTGAGCAACGGCCACGGCGATGACGAGCTGGCCCGCTCCCTGCGTGTCGCAGAAGGCCGCCTGGAAGAAGCCGGCATCAACGCCAATTGCCAACTGCTCACCGGCGACGTCGAAGACGAGATCGTGAACTATGTCGAGCGCAGCGGTATCGACCTGCTCATCATGGGTGCCTATGGCCACAGCCGCATCCGTGAGCTGCTCATCGGTAGCACCACCACGGACCTCATCCGCCGCTGCCTCATCCCGGTGATGCTCTTCCGCTAG
- a CDS encoding PhzF family phenazine biosynthesis protein, which translates to MAAIPLFQVDAFADALFQGNPAAVCPLDEWLDDDVMQSIAAENNLAETAFYVPEGDGYRLRWFTPTKEVDLCGHATLATAFVLFRQQPELRAGVTFQSQSGPLRVTAAGDDITLDFPAIPTKKCYPPHHLAEALGVMPIECRRGMDYLAVLPDEATLRAVQPDFDQLRPLKKRGVIITAKGTEVDFVSRFFAPNYGINEDPVTGSAHCALTPYWAKKLGKTTLTARQLSPRGGSLSCELRGERVFISGRAVLYLEGQIHL; encoded by the coding sequence ATGGCTGCGATTCCTCTGTTTCAGGTGGACGCCTTTGCGGACGCGCTGTTTCAGGGGAACCCCGCTGCAGTTTGCCCACTGGATGAGTGGCTGGATGACGACGTCATGCAGTCCATCGCCGCTGAGAATAACTTGGCGGAAACGGCGTTTTACGTCCCCGAGGGCGATGGCTACCGGCTGCGCTGGTTCACGCCCACGAAAGAGGTGGATCTCTGTGGGCACGCCACCTTGGCGACGGCGTTTGTGCTCTTTCGACAACAGCCGGAGCTGCGGGCCGGGGTCACGTTTCAGTCCCAGAGCGGCCCGCTAAGAGTCACGGCCGCGGGTGACGACATTACGCTGGATTTTCCCGCCATCCCGACCAAGAAGTGCTACCCGCCACATCACCTGGCCGAGGCGCTAGGCGTCATGCCGATCGAGTGTCGCCGCGGCATGGACTACCTGGCCGTGCTCCCGGATGAGGCGACCCTCCGCGCCGTGCAGCCGGATTTTGACCAATTGCGTCCGCTGAAAAAGCGCGGCGTGATCATCACTGCCAAGGGCACGGAGGTGGACTTCGTTTCCCGCTTTTTCGCGCCCAACTACGGCATCAATGAAGACCCCGTGACGGGTTCGGCTCACTGCGCGCTCACTCCCTACTGGGCCAAAAAGCTCGGCAAAACTACGCTGACCGCACGCCAGCTCTCGCCCCGTGGCGGTAGCCTGTCGTGTGAGCTCCGCGGCGAGCGTGTGTTCATCTCCGGGCGCGCCGTGCTCTATCTGGAGGGCCAAATCCACCTTTAA
- a CDS encoding glucose-1-phosphate adenylyltransferase → MDQNVISVIMGGGRGTRLYPLTKERCKPAVPLAGKYRLVDIPISNCLNSGINRIHLLSQFNTASLHNHIQSTYQFDPFGGGYVDIMSAEQTDSGETWYQGTADAVRQNLHHFNDGKNDLFLILSGDQLYRMDFRKIIEHHNRLGSDLTIAAKAMHKSEVTGLGVMRVDDDYSIQEFVEKPTDPAVIESLIIGDKLRSTLDGNPDDVVLASMGIYVFSARVMRDALSGDETDFGKEIIPGLLGKVSLNSYIYDDYWEDIGTVAAFFDANLALTDELPPFNFFDDKAPIYTRARYLPATKVNGAEVSRTLFGGGSIISQSKVTHCVIGVRSMIGTGTELQDVVMMGADWYETDEDRQENAELQRPNFGVGKNCKINSAIIDKNARIGDDVELSPAGKPDGWSEGDLYVRDGIIMVMKNGIVPSGTKVRA, encoded by the coding sequence ATGGATCAAAATGTCATAAGCGTCATCATGGGCGGCGGCCGCGGAACCCGGCTTTACCCGCTGACTAAGGAACGTTGTAAGCCAGCTGTGCCGCTCGCCGGCAAATATCGCCTGGTCGATATCCCAATTAGTAACTGTCTCAATTCGGGGATCAACCGCATCCACCTGCTTTCCCAGTTCAACACCGCCTCGCTGCACAACCACATCCAGTCGACGTATCAGTTCGACCCGTTTGGCGGCGGTTATGTGGACATCATGTCGGCCGAGCAGACCGACTCCGGCGAGACCTGGTACCAAGGCACGGCGGACGCCGTTCGCCAAAACCTGCACCACTTTAACGACGGCAAAAACGACCTCTTCCTGATCCTCTCCGGAGACCAGCTTTACCGCATGGACTTCCGCAAGATCATCGAGCACCACAACAGGCTCGGGTCCGATCTGACCATCGCCGCCAAGGCTATGCACAAGTCCGAAGTGACCGGCCTCGGCGTCATGCGCGTCGATGATGACTACTCCATCCAGGAATTCGTCGAAAAGCCCACCGACCCGGCCGTGATCGAGAGCCTCATCATCGGTGACAAGCTGCGCTCCACGCTCGACGGCAACCCCGATGACGTCGTCCTGGCCTCGATGGGTATTTACGTGTTCTCGGCCCGCGTCATGCGCGACGCCCTCTCGGGTGACGAGACCGACTTCGGCAAGGAAATCATCCCCGGCCTCCTCGGCAAGGTATCGCTCAACAGCTACATTTACGACGACTACTGGGAAGACATCGGAACGGTCGCCGCGTTCTTTGACGCCAATTTGGCCCTCACCGACGAGCTTCCGCCGTTTAACTTCTTTGACGACAAAGCACCGATCTACACCCGTGCCCGCTACCTGCCGGCCACCAAGGTCAACGGTGCCGAGGTAAGCCGCACCCTCTTTGGCGGCGGCAGCATCATCTCGCAGTCCAAGGTAACGCACTGCGTCATCGGTGTTCGCTCAATGATCGGCACCGGCACTGAGCTGCAAGACGTTGTCATGATGGGTGCCGACTGGTATGAGACCGACGAGGACCGCCAGGAAAATGCCGAGCTCCAGCGCCCCAACTTCGGCGTAGGCAAGAATTGCAAGATCAACAGCGCCATCATCGATAAAAACGCCCGTATCGGCGACGACGTGGAGCTCTCCCCCGCGGGCAAGCCCGACGGCTGGTCCGAAGGCGATCTCTACGTGCGCGACGGCATCATCATGGTGATGAAGAATGGCATCGTGCCATCCGGCACCAAAGTCCGCGCTTAA
- a CDS encoding STAS domain-containing protein, with protein MELKVILADEKISHIALIGRMDHAGVSAVELKFLAATASRQKPTLVDMSEVTFVVSLGIRMLLGAAKSLEANGNKLALVNTQPLVAETLRLAKLDEVFILADSEEDARAKLGV; from the coding sequence ATGGAATTGAAAGTAATTCTTGCCGACGAAAAAATCTCCCACATTGCCCTGATCGGTCGGATGGATCACGCCGGCGTTTCCGCCGTTGAACTAAAGTTTCTCGCCGCTACCGCCAGCCGGCAGAAGCCGACCCTCGTCGACATGAGCGAGGTTACCTTTGTCGTCTCCCTGGGCATTCGTATGCTCTTGGGTGCCGCCAAGAGCCTCGAAGCCAACGGCAACAAATTGGCCCTGGTTAACACCCAGCCCCTCGTCGCCGAAACCCTCCGCCTGGCCAAGCTGGACGAAGTGTTCATCCTGGCCGATTCCGAAGAAGACGCCCGGGCGAAGCTGGGTGTGTAA
- a CDS encoding ABC transporter ATP-binding protein yields MAEPSTTPVGVEVKQLSKRFGDQVVLDDVSFSVEPGEIFVLMGPSGAGKSVLLRHLVNLEKPDSGQVLIDGKDAEQPATHREIRTALVFQAGALFNSMSVFDNLAFYPREHRLYDKSTLRDKVDRVLKILHIQDAAKKLPAELSGGMRKRVAIARALVMEPQLLLYDEPTSELDPVTAANISEIIGTLKEEFSVTSIVVSHDRDLALGIADRVGLLMGGKLVALATPDELQASTDPQVADFMHPKIDMQDPRFRKIG; encoded by the coding sequence ATGGCCGAACCATCCACCACACCCGTCGGCGTCGAAGTCAAACAGCTCAGCAAGCGCTTTGGCGACCAAGTCGTGCTGGACGACGTTTCCTTTAGCGTCGAGCCGGGCGAAATCTTTGTGCTCATGGGCCCCAGCGGCGCGGGCAAATCCGTCCTGCTGCGCCACCTCGTGAATCTGGAAAAGCCCGACAGCGGCCAAGTGCTCATCGACGGCAAAGACGCCGAACAACCCGCAACGCACCGCGAGATCCGCACCGCGCTCGTCTTCCAGGCCGGCGCGCTCTTCAACTCGATGAGCGTCTTTGACAACCTCGCCTTTTACCCGCGCGAGCACCGCCTCTACGACAAGTCCACCCTCCGCGACAAGGTGGACCGCGTCCTGAAAATCCTCCACATCCAGGACGCCGCGAAAAAGCTCCCCGCCGAGCTCTCTGGCGGCATGCGCAAGCGCGTGGCCATCGCCCGTGCCCTCGTCATGGAACCGCAGCTCTTGCTCTACGATGAGCCCACCTCGGAGCTCGACCCCGTGACCGCGGCCAACATTTCCGAGATCATCGGCACGCTCAAAGAAGAATTTTCGGTGACCAGCATCGTCGTCTCTCACGACCGCGACTTGGCCCTCGGCATCGCCGACCGCGTGGGCCTGCTGATGGGCGGCAAACTCGTCGCCCTCGCAACCCCTGATGAGCTCCAAGCCAGCACCGACCCGCAAGTCGCCGACTTCATGCACCCGAAGATCGACATGCAGGACCCGCGCTTCCGCAAGATCGGCTAG